In Bacteroidales bacterium, a single genomic region encodes these proteins:
- a CDS encoding gliding motility-associated C-terminal domain-containing protein — protein MKNLLITILFLFFLFFQAFATHNRAGEITYKQISGLKFEITVITYTNTKRTSTGQIPADRPQLQVQWGDNTSAIIDRTDMVDLPDDYRKNTYIAQHTYPGSGTFEIVVEDPNRNEGVVNIPNPLSTMFSIKTIMKIDPTIGYNNTPLLLNPPVDKAAKGEIFIHNPAAFDPDGDSISYKLTVCTGENGEPIEGYALPESSNRKIFIDEITGDLIWDSPVKIGIYNIAMFIEEWRYGIIIGRITRDMQIEVYETNNHPPIIEPLELYCVEANTTLSFNVYASDQDNDNIKLTSSGGVYLIDDPAQFPEASAVGFVSSTFTWQTKCNHVRKQPYLVVFKAEDNNDEINLVDIKNVDIYVIGPAPQNLILDPTNNNIKLDWDIYECEQITGYEIYRSTNSYNFTPGDCETGVPSYTGFSLIAKVDGRENNSYFDNNNGNGLSQGYEYCYMITAVFPDGAKSYASEEVCTELIKGIPVLTNVSVLNTDSVNGKMYVAWSKPAELDTILAPGPYKYLIFRSNDLWGHNLELIDLLFEEGLNDTIYYDSVLPLNTAEFPYSYKVELHNQNGLIDEPMIASSIFIDFDASSNKLTLNFNKNVPWINDEYIVYRKNPSTLEFDSIGITNDLSYTDYNLDNNKEYFYKTKSIGKYLLEGFIDPIINFSHENSGIPIDITPPPPPVLNVASMCDIFRNELYWTKLPAEENVIKYNIYYSPLLDISPYHIATINSPDTLFYFHYPSAGLAACYQVTAIDSALNESVKSNKVCIDSCKYYELPNVFTPNNDNINDYFIPVTPKDIIDKFIDKVDFKVFNRWGHLVFETDDPHLNWDGKHMNNNKPVSNGVYFYICDVYEKRLTGSEPRYLTGFIHIYASSENNIKP, from the coding sequence ATGAAAAATCTTTTAATAACAATATTGTTTTTATTTTTTCTGTTTTTTCAAGCATTTGCAACTCATAATCGTGCAGGGGAGATTACTTATAAACAAATATCAGGATTAAAATTTGAAATAACAGTTATAACTTATACAAATACAAAACGAACAAGTACAGGACAAATCCCGGCAGATCGCCCTCAATTACAAGTACAATGGGGAGATAATACGAGTGCTATTATTGATAGAACAGATATGGTTGACCTGCCCGATGATTATCGAAAAAATACTTATATCGCACAACATACATATCCCGGTTCAGGCACATTCGAAATTGTTGTTGAAGATCCTAACAGAAACGAAGGAGTGGTTAATATTCCTAATCCGTTGAGTACTATGTTTTCAATAAAAACTATAATGAAAATTGATCCAACGATAGGATACAATAATACTCCATTATTATTAAATCCTCCGGTTGATAAAGCTGCTAAAGGAGAAATTTTTATACATAATCCTGCGGCATTTGACCCTGACGGAGATAGTATTTCATACAAATTAACTGTTTGTACAGGTGAAAATGGTGAACCTATTGAAGGATATGCATTGCCCGAATCAAGTAACAGAAAAATTTTTATTGATGAAATTACAGGTGATCTAATTTGGGATTCCCCGGTAAAGATAGGTATTTACAATATTGCTATGTTTATTGAAGAATGGAGATATGGAATAATTATTGGAAGAATTACACGTGATATGCAAATTGAAGTTTATGAAACTAATAATCATCCTCCTATTATTGAACCTCTTGAATTATATTGTGTTGAAGCAAATACAACACTTTCTTTTAATGTTTATGCAAGCGATCAGGATAACGATAATATAAAACTAACTTCCTCAGGTGGAGTTTATCTAATTGATGACCCTGCTCAATTTCCCGAAGCTTCAGCCGTTGGTTTTGTATCTTCAACATTTACATGGCAAACAAAATGCAATCATGTAAGAAAACAACCGTATTTGGTAGTTTTTAAAGCAGAAGATAATAATGATGAAATAAATCTTGTTGATATTAAAAATGTTGATATTTATGTAATTGGGCCAGCTCCACAAAACCTGATATTAGACCCAACCAACAATAATATTAAATTAGACTGGGATATTTATGAATGCGAACAAATAACCGGTTACGAAATTTATCGTAGTACAAATAGTTATAATTTTACTCCCGGTGATTGTGAAACAGGTGTTCCAAGTTATACGGGTTTTTCTTTAATTGCAAAAGTTGATGGACGGGAGAACAATTCTTATTTTGATAATAATAACGGAAACGGATTATCACAAGGATATGAATACTGCTATATGATTACAGCCGTTTTTCCTGATGGAGCAAAAAGCTATGCTTCAGAAGAAGTTTGCACCGAATTGATAAAAGGAATACCTGTATTAACAAATGTTAGCGTATTAAATACTGATTCTGTAAATGGAAAAATGTATGTTGCATGGTCAAAACCTGCCGAACTTGATACTATACTTGCTCCGGGCCCTTATAAATACTTAATATTTCGTTCAAATGATCTGTGGGGACATAATTTGGAACTAATTGATTTATTATTTGAAGAAGGATTAAATGACACTATATATTATGATTCTGTATTGCCATTAAATACAGCAGAATTTCCTTATTCTTACAAAGTTGAGTTGCATAATCAAAACGGACTGATTGATGAACCAATGATTGCATCTTCTATTTTTATTGATTTTGACGCATCAAGTAATAAATTAACTCTGAATTTTAATAAAAATGTTCCGTGGATAAATGATGAATATATAGTTTACCGCAAAAACCCCTCGACCCTTGAATTTGATTCAATAGGAATAACAAATGATTTGAGTTATACCGATTACAATCTTGATAACAACAAAGAATACTTTTATAAAACAAAAAGTATTGGGAAATACTTACTTGAAGGTTTTATTGACCCGATAATAAATTTTTCTCATGAAAATTCAGGTATTCCAATTGATATAACTCCACCGCCACCGCCTGTTTTAAATGTTGCAAGTATGTGTGATATTTTCAGAAATGAACTTTACTGGACAAAACTTCCGGCTGAAGAAAATGTAATTAAATACAATATTTATTATTCGCCATTGCTTGATATTTCACCTTATCATATTGCAACAATTAATTCACCCGATACTTTGTTTTATTTTCATTATCCAAGTGCAGGTTTAGCTGCATGTTATCAGGTAACTGCTATTGATTCAGCATTAAATGAAAGTGTTAAATCTAATAAAGTTTGTATTGATAGTTGTAAATATTATGAATTGCCTAATGTGTTTACACCAAATAATGATAATATAAACGACTATTTTATACCCGTTACACCAAAAGATATTATCGACAAATTTATTGATAAAGTTGATTTTAAAGTTTTTAACAGATGGGGACATTTAGTATTCGAAACTGATGACCCTCATTTGAATTGGGACGGAAAACATATGAACAACAATAAACCTGTTTCAAATGGTGTTTATTTTTATATTTGTGATGTTTATGAGAAAAGACTAACCGGCTCAGAACCAAGATATTTAACCGGCTTTATTCATATATATGCATCGTCAGAAAACAATATCAAACCATAG
- a CDS encoding Eco57I restriction-modification methylase domain-containing protein, with product MIENELKYKLPSEYAEKVQFNYANYTTDKHKKENGQFFTSKVIADFMGNLAQPKSDKVSILDPGCGTTILSCSLIEKLVGKYEIKEINLKLFEIDKTLIIETNKVISFLNNWLLEKNIVLNVNIEQKDFVLSNSDAFSKNTLFENKVTEKYDYIISNPPYFKISKSDNRAKVAKELVYGQPNIYSIFMGLSAKLLKPNGELTFITPRSFAAGNYFKAFRKSFFNEVSISDIHIFESRNKMFKNDNVLQENIIIRATKETNTNIKVSVSECIKDLNEPHISIFKTEELIDINSKEKILYIPSNNKEAETINIFRKWKNLLNDYNIQISTGPVVAFRCKDYLVSDYTTEIKLAPLVWLHNTKEMEFIFPLKKGSKPSYIIDSEGSQKVLLKNKNYILIRRFSSKDDKSRLVCSPYFASKLRFERIGIENHLNYIYRPNGDLSEEELWGISALFNSSLFDTYFRTFNGNTQVGASELKQIKMPPLERIILIGEKVKNTIQPQREEIDNIINQVLLGKLYVKNRRSRSNFERVGIA from the coding sequence ATGATTGAAAATGAATTAAAATATAAGTTACCCTCAGAATATGCTGAGAAAGTTCAGTTTAATTATGCCAACTACACTACAGATAAGCATAAAAAAGAAAATGGACAATTCTTCACATCAAAAGTGATTGCTGACTTTATGGGGAATTTAGCTCAACCAAAATCTGATAAAGTATCAATTCTTGACCCTGGTTGTGGTACTACAATTTTAAGTTGTTCTCTAATTGAAAAGCTAGTTGGTAAGTATGAAATTAAAGAAATCAACTTAAAACTTTTTGAAATAGACAAAACTCTAATTATAGAAACCAATAAAGTAATTTCATTTTTAAACAATTGGTTGCTTGAAAAAAATATTGTACTTAATGTCAATATTGAGCAGAAAGATTTTGTATTGTCAAACTCAGATGCTTTTTCGAAGAATACATTATTTGAAAATAAAGTAACTGAAAAATATGATTATATAATATCAAACCCACCATATTTTAAAATTTCAAAGTCAGATAACCGTGCTAAAGTTGCGAAAGAATTAGTTTATGGACAACCGAATATTTATTCCATATTCATGGGACTTTCTGCGAAACTATTAAAGCCGAATGGAGAATTAACTTTTATTACTCCACGTAGTTTTGCAGCAGGAAATTACTTTAAAGCTTTTAGAAAATCTTTTTTCAATGAAGTAAGCATTTCAGATATTCACATTTTTGAATCTCGCAACAAAATGTTTAAAAATGACAATGTATTACAAGAGAACATCATCATTAGAGCTACAAAAGAAACAAATACAAATATCAAGGTTTCTGTATCAGAGTGTATAAAAGACTTAAATGAGCCCCATATTTCAATATTTAAAACAGAAGAATTAATTGACATAAATTCTAAAGAAAAAATTTTATATATTCCATCAAATAATAAAGAGGCAGAGACTATAAATATTTTCCGAAAATGGAAAAACTTACTTAACGATTACAATATTCAAATATCAACTGGTCCTGTTGTTGCTTTTAGATGCAAAGACTATTTGGTTTCTGATTATACAACAGAAATAAAACTTGCCCCACTTGTATGGTTACACAATACAAAGGAAATGGAATTTATTTTTCCTTTGAAAAAAGGTTCAAAGCCGAGTTATATAATTGATTCAGAAGGGTCACAAAAAGTATTGCTTAAAAATAAAAACTATATTTTAATTCGTAGATTTAGCTCAAAAGATGATAAAAGCAGGCTTGTATGTTCTCCATATTTTGCATCAAAGTTAAGGTTTGAAAGAATTGGCATTGAGAACCACTTGAATTATATTTATCGTCCAAATGGGGATTTATCTGAAGAAGAATTATGGGGTATTTCAGCATTGTTTAATAGTAGTCTTTTTGATACATACTTTAGAACTTTTAATGGAAACACACAAGTTGGGGCATCAGAACTAAAACAAATTAAAATGCCGCCTTTAGAAAGAATCATATTGATTGGTGAAAAGGTTAAGAACACTATTCAACCCCAAAGAGAAGAAATCGACAATATTATAAACCAAGTATTATTAGGAAAACTTTATGTCAAAAATAGAAGAAGCAGAAGCAATTTTGAAAGAGTTGGGATTGCCTGA
- a CDS encoding restriction endonuclease translates to MSKIEEAEAILKELGLPDAQHNEISGYTLLALCNVKEKDKWSSAYKQSHGISKGIMVFVSKYYQKHYAPNTRETFRRQVLHQFVQAGIADYNPEIPDLPVNSPRAHYALSEIALETIKTYKTKKWKQSVNQFKDQIGELKQKYSKDREMSRVPVKLPNGKVLQLSPGKHNEVQAAIVEEFASRFAQDSVLLYLGDTENKDLHIDKDKLESIGIIITEHSKLPDVVIYDESKNWLYLIEAVTSHVPMSPKRIVELDDFLKNCKAGKIYVSAFPDFSEFKKHTNNIAWETEVWIMEFPEHMIHFNGDRFIGPR, encoded by the coding sequence ATGTCAAAAATAGAAGAAGCAGAAGCAATTTTGAAAGAGTTGGGATTGCCTGATGCCCAACATAATGAAATTTCAGGATATACCTTGCTTGCATTATGCAATGTAAAAGAAAAAGACAAATGGTCAAGTGCTTATAAACAAAGCCATGGTATTTCTAAAGGAATTATGGTATTTGTCTCTAAATATTATCAAAAGCATTATGCTCCAAATACAAGAGAAACTTTTAGGAGACAAGTTTTGCATCAATTTGTACAGGCAGGGATTGCTGATTATAATCCAGAGATTCCTGATTTGCCAGTAAATAGTCCCCGTGCACATTATGCATTATCTGAAATTGCTTTGGAAACCATTAAGACATATAAAACTAAAAAATGGAAACAATCAGTAAATCAATTTAAAGATCAAATAGGCGAACTTAAGCAAAAGTACAGTAAGGATAGAGAAATGTCTCGTGTTCCTGTAAAACTACCTAATGGTAAAGTTTTACAGTTATCACCAGGAAAACATAATGAAGTTCAGGCTGCAATTGTAGAAGAATTTGCATCCCGATTTGCCCAAGATTCGGTTCTTCTATACTTGGGTGATACAGAAAACAAGGATTTACATATTGATAAAGATAAACTTGAAAGCATTGGGATTATAATTACAGAACACAGTAAACTTCCTGATGTGGTAATTTATGATGAATCAAAGAATTGGCTTTACTTGATTGAAGCTGTTACTTCACATGTACCGATGTCTCCTAAAAGGATTGTAGAACTTGATGATTTTTTAAAAAATTGCAAAGCAGGAAAAATTTATGTTTCAGCATTTCCTGATTTTTCAGAGTTCAAAAAACACACAAATAATATTGCGTGGGAAACAGAAGTTTGGATTATGGAATTTCCTGAACATATGATTCATTTTAATGGAGATAGATTTATAGGACCAAGATAA
- a CDS encoding tetratricopeptide repeat protein, which translates to MLTKPKLLIILLFFNLNIFPQEINDLYFKAYSNKEYKNYENAITYYSKAIKNNPNNHLYFIEKGECYYLLNNYNKAINDFHEANKIKPDIADYYIAKCYAKLKNNDTTIIYLEKHLESKYKLYKSQIRLDKDFIEISKTKQWENLWKKDWYNKYENLLADAQYLIKKNKLNDALDIVNDIIDRRTKWHKAYIIRAQIYVYEKNYKLAIEDYNTAIKYRKRNDNYYLYRAKAFYNLGKYKKALSDYSTALKLNQYNLNYYLQKSETEYFLKKYESSLSDINIYITYFNTDDKAISLCGKIHFEMGNYLKALEYFNKAIELNPSEIEYLISRADTYLATKTYKYAEQDYSMILDISPFLGKVYYNRGIARQNLNNTKGACRDWEKARMYKYLDADKYLMKHCVK; encoded by the coding sequence ATGCTTACCAAACCTAAATTATTAATAATACTATTATTTTTTAATCTCAATATTTTCCCTCAGGAAATAAATGATTTATATTTTAAAGCATATAGCAATAAAGAATATAAGAATTACGAAAACGCAATAACTTATTATTCAAAAGCTATTAAAAATAACCCGAATAATCATCTTTACTTTATTGAAAAAGGAGAATGCTATTATTTGTTAAACAATTATAATAAAGCCATTAATGATTTTCACGAAGCAAACAAAATTAAGCCCGATATTGCTGACTATTATATTGCTAAATGTTATGCAAAATTAAAGAATAATGATACTACAATAATTTATTTAGAAAAACATCTTGAATCAAAATATAAGCTTTATAAAAGTCAAATCAGGTTAGATAAAGATTTTATAGAAATATCAAAAACAAAACAGTGGGAAAACTTATGGAAAAAAGATTGGTATAATAAATACGAAAATCTTTTAGCTGATGCACAATATCTTATAAAAAAAAATAAACTAAACGATGCACTTGATATAGTAAATGATATTATTGACCGAAGAACAAAGTGGCATAAAGCATACATAATACGTGCACAAATATATGTTTATGAAAAAAATTATAAATTAGCAATAGAAGATTATAATACTGCAATAAAATATCGAAAAAGGAACGATAATTATTATTTATATCGAGCCAAAGCATTCTATAATCTTGGGAAATATAAAAAAGCACTTTCAGATTATTCAACTGCTTTAAAATTAAATCAATATAACTTAAATTATTATCTGCAAAAATCAGAAACAGAATACTTTTTAAAGAAATATGAATCTTCACTTTCTGATATAAATATATATATTACATACTTTAATACTGACGATAAAGCAATATCTCTTTGTGGAAAAATTCATTTCGAAATGGGAAATTATCTAAAGGCACTCGAATATTTTAACAAAGCAATTGAGTTAAATCCGTCAGAAATAGAATATTTAATATCAAGAGCCGATACATATTTGGCAACTAAAACATATAAATATGCTGAACAGGATTATTCTATGATATTAGATATTTCTCCATTTTTGGGTAAAGTTTATTACAATCGTGGGATAGCACGTCAAAATTTAAACAATACAAAAGGAGCATGTAGAGACTGGGAAAAAGCAAGAATGTATAAATACCTTGATGCCGACAAATATCTTATGAAACATTGTGTTAAATAG